In the Hordeum vulgare subsp. vulgare chromosome 7H, MorexV3_pseudomolecules_assembly, whole genome shotgun sequence genome, one interval contains:
- the LOC123407415 gene encoding epidermal growth factor receptor substrate 15-like 1 isoform X1 — protein sequence MEAAFDAYFRAADLDRDGRISGQEAVAFFKGSGLPQPVLAQIWTYADKNRTGFLGREDFFNSLKLVTVAQSGRQLTPDIVKSALFGPAAAKIPAPRINIPTGAPQTNSVASPQQPTQALGPRQQSPVVNGSQGPPGSSLNPQIPQQGHPVRPPQPPSANTPQVPQPGHPVRPPQPPSANTPQVPQPGHPVRPPQPPNANTPPAQGIAPRPPVGGGLSGLNQAGSTTANLSTDWFSGKKSASPLGVTLQAPVRGASQQVNLGTVGIPTQSSTPAAQTPVITTSVKPIPTDLNILSSQPAVNDSKALVPLGNGSPSNSSFGVDPFSATPRPTQNSSFPHVSNGLPGSTALGQAAGPHHPPKPMQPGPVQGISSLPSHTGQVPPNQPAPKQNQFNSIPSTPGPLSANIPGGQIPTNQKQFQAPWPKITQADVRKYMIVFIKVDRDRDGKITGEEARNLFLSWRLPREILRKVWDLSDQDKDGMLSFKEFCFAVYLMERFREQRPLPDVLPDGIWAEGISLPSTGQFAENPSGPAPHPNAGFASRAMQGPHPGMPPSSVKQQHRRPLHFDDDTTQAEPQKPKVPALEKHLVGQLSKEEQNALEAKFKEASDADKKVQELEKEILDSREKTDYYRTKMQELILYKSRCDNRFNEVSESMSADKREVQSLAAKYDERCKKVGDVASKLSMDEATFREIQAKKLEIYNSIVKLQKGDGDDEKLQERANQIQSELEELVKSLNEQCKRYGLRAKPTTLVELPFGWQPGIQETAAVWDEEWDRFAEDGFSIIKELTVEVEPPAVKESHPTVEDGKVSSNGVSTATSTEKEDSKSDKTAAAEQTVEPEATGSNGKSELAKNPPVSPAKKAKDGHTNEPDKKPLGTNADSPRATDNVSNDGASDSPVRGDKANSRHSWGPSFDHGDDNDSLWNFGDKDGENGDSDLFFGPGGLPPIRTGGSTSASAFGKEQKPMFDSVPGTPMEKSLFDSVPGTPMEKSLFDSVPGTPLQKSVFDYSVPSTPMQNSSFDYSVPSTPMQKSLFDSSVPSTPMQRSLFDSSVPSTPMQKSLFDSSVPSTPMQNSFYDSFPSTPMQGSLFDSGPGRVESPTAGSTYGGGQQKGFFDSSVPSTPMYNSSFSPRYSEAGDDSSFDTFSQMDSFGAKDSSSFGQPRDSFSRFDSFGSSAELGGSNDTFGRFDSFRSNADQGGGSSFMRYDSMSSNADQGGGNNNSFMRYDSMSSNADQGGSNNSSSFMRYDSMSSNADHDRSNTFARFDSMKSTDSHDRGYSFDDDDPFGTGPFKPSKPSTETSSPTRHGTDKWSAF from the exons ATGGAGGCGGCGTTCGACGCCTACTTCCGCGCGGCGGATCTGGACCGCGACGGCCGGATCAGCGGCCAGGAGGCCGTCGCCTTCTTCAAGGGCTCCGGCCTCCCGCAGCCCGTCCTAGCTCAG ATCTGGACATATGCTGATAAAAATCGGACTGGGTTTCTTGGGCGTGAAGATTTTTTCAATTCGCTTAAACTAGTGACAGTCGCACAGAGTGGCCGGCAGCTAACACCGGACATTGTTAAGTCAGCATTGTTTGGTCCTGCTGCTGCAAAAATTCCTGCTCCCCGTATAAATATCCCCACTGGAGCTCCTCAGACGAATAGTGTTGCTAGCCCCCAACAGCCCACTCAGGCATTAGGTCCTCGTCAACAGAGTCCAGTTGTAAATGGATCACAGGGCCCTCCTGGATCATCATTGAACCCACAAATACCCCAACAGGGTCATCCTGTTAGGCCGCCACAACCTCCAAGCGCAAACACCCCACAAGTACCCCAACCGGGTCATCCAGTTAGGCCGCCACAACCTCCAAGTGCAAACACCCCACAAGTACCCCAACCGGGTCATCCTGTTAGGCCGCCACAACCTCCAAATGCAAACACCCCCCCTGCTCAGGGAATTGCGCCAAGGCCACCCGTAGGAGGTGGTCTAAGTGGGCTAAATCAGGCTGGTTCAACGACGGCAAATCTATCCACCGATTGGTTCAGTGGCAAGAAAAGTGCAAGTCCATTGGGCGTAACTTTGCAAGCTCCAGTTAGAGGTGCTTCTCAACAGGTGAACCTTGGCACTGTGGGAATACCAACACAGAGTTCAACTCCTGCAGCTCAGACACCGGTTATTACGACATCTGTAAAGCCAATTCCAACAGATCTAAACATTCTGTCTTCGCAACCAGCTGTTAATGACTCCAAGGCATTGGTCCCCTTAGGAAATGGATCGCCGTCCAACTCAAGTTTTGGGGTTGATCCTTTCTCTGCAACTCCACGACCAACGCAAAATTCATCTTTCCCCCATGTTTCAAATGGCTTGCCCGGTTCTACAGCCCTTGGTCAAGCTGCTGGACCTCATCACCCCCCTAAGCCAATGCAGCCTGGTCCTGTGCAGGGTATATCATCCTTGCCTTCTCATACTGGTCAGGTGCCACCAAACCAGCCAGCTCCTAAGCAAAACCAGTTTAATAGCATACCAAGCACTCCAGGACCGTTGAGTGCTAACATCCCTGGTGGACAAATTCCTACAAATCAAAAACAGTTTCAGGCCCCATGGCCCAAGATCACTCAAGCAGATGTCAGGAAGTACATGATTGTGTTTATTAAGGTAGACAGGGATCGAGATGGGAAGATCACTGGTGAAGAGGCAAGGAATCTGTTTCTAAGTTGGCGGTTGCCAAGAG AGATCTTAAGGAAGGTGTGGGATTTGTCCGACCAGGATAAGGATGGGATGCTGTCCTTCAAGGAATTTTGTTTTGCTGTGTACTTAATGGAGAGGTTCCGAGAGCAGCGACCACTTCCTGATGTATTACCAGATGGTATTTGGGCGGAGGGAATTTCACTACCCTCTACTGGCCAGTTTGCAGAAAACCCTAGTGGCCCGGCTCCCCATCCAAATGCTG GGTTTGCAAGCAGAGCAATGCAAGGACCACATCCTGGAATGCCTCCTTCATCTGTGAAGCAACAACATCGAAGGCCTCTTCATTTTGATGATGATACTACGCAGGCTGAACCACAAAAACCTAAGGTCCCAGCATTGGAGAAACATTTGGTTGGCCAGCTTAGCAAAGAGGAACAAAATGCACTTGAAGCAAAGTTCAAGGAAGCTTCAGATGCCGATAAAAAG GTTCAAGAGTTGGAAAAGGAAATACTGGATTCCAGGGAGAAGACTGATTACTATCGCACCAAGATGCAGGAGCTG ATTCTCTACAAGAGTAGGTGTGATAACAGGTTTAATGAAGTCTCAGAAAGTATGTCTGCTGATAAGCGCGAG GTTCAATCCCTTGCAGCCAAATATGATGAGAGATGCAAGAAGGTTGGAGATGTGGCATCAAAGCTATCAATGGATGAGGCTACTTTCCGTGAGATCCAG GCGAAGAAATTGGAAATTTATAATTCTATAGTTAAGCTGCAGAAAGGGGATGGAGATGACGAGAAGCTCCAG GAGCGGGCTAATCAGATACAATCTGAACTTGAGGAGCTCGTGAAATCTTTAAATGAACAGTGCAAGAGATATGGATTGAGAGCTAAGCCAACTACTTTAGTGGAGCTTCCTTTTG GTTGGCAACCTGGAATACAAGAGACAGCTGCTGTTTGGGATGAAGAATGGGACAGATTTGCAGAAGATG GGTTCTCTATAATCAAGGAACTCACAGTCGAAGTGGAGCCTCCTGCTGTAAAAGAAAGCCATCCTACTGTTGAAGATGGCAAAGTTTCTAGCAACGGGGTATCAACAGCTACATCAACAGAGAAAGAAGACAGCAAGAGTGATAAAACTGCTGCTGCTGAGCAGACTGTAGAACCTGAAGCAACTGGTTCCAACGGCAAATCAGAATTAGCAAAAAATCCTCCAGTTAGTCCTGCAAAGAAGGCAAAGGATGGGCATACTAATGAACCTGATAAAAAGCCATTGGGAACAAATGCTGACTCACCACGTGCTACTGATAATGTCAG CAACGATGGAGCATCTGATTCCCCTGTTCGTGGAGATAAAGCCAATAGCAGACATTCTTGGGGCCCATCTTTTGATCATGGTGATGATAATGACTCCCTATGGAACTTCGGTGATAAG GATGGCGAGAATGGTGATTCAGATCTATTCTTTGGGCCAGGAGGTCTTCCCCCCATAAGGACAGGGGGTTCTACGTCTGCTAGTGCTTTTGGCAAGGAACAGAAACCGATGTTTGATTCTGTCCCAGGCACCCCAATGGAGAAGTCGTTATTTGATTCTGTCCCAGGCACCCCAATGGAGAAGTCGTTATTTGATTCTGTCCCAGGCACTCCACTACAGAAATCAGTCTTCGATTATTCCGTCCCTAGCACACCGATGCAGAATTCATCCTTTGACTACTCTGTTCCGAGCACACCGATGCAGAAGTCACTCTTCGACTCTTCTGTTCCAAGTACACCGATGCAAAGATCACTCTTTGATTCTTCTGTGCCCAGCACGCCGATGCAGAAATCACTGTTTGATTCCTCTGTTCCAAGCACACCAATGCAGAATTCATTCTATGACTCTTTTCCGAGCACGCCAATGCAGGGTTCACTCTTTGATTCTGGTCCAGGCAGAGTGGAATCTCCTACGGCCGGGAGCACCTATGGTGGCGGTCAGCAGAAGGGATTCTTTGACTCTTCCGTTCCAAGCACGCCGATGTATAACTCCAGCTTCTCGCCAAGGTACAGCGAAGCCGGGGACGACAGCTCGTTCGACACTTTCTCCCAGATGGACTCCTTTGGTGCGAAAGACAGCAGTTCGTTCGGGCAGCCGCGTGACAGCTTCTCACGGTTCGATTCCTTCGGGAGCAGCGCCGAGCTCGGTGGCAGCAACGACACATTTGGGAGGTTCGATTCTTTCCGCAGCAACGCAGACCAGGGTGGTGGCAGCAGCTTCATGAGGTACGATTCCATGAGCAGCAACGCCGATCAAGGTGGTGGCAACAACAACAGCTTCATGAGGTACGACTCGATGAGCAGCAACGCCGACCAAGgcggcagcaacaacagcagcagcttcATGAGGTATGACTCCATGAGCAGCAACGCCGACCATGACAGAAGCAACACGTTTGCGAGGTTCGACTCGATGAAGAGCACCGACTCCCACGACCGGGGCTACTCCTTCGACGACGACGACCCTTTCGGCACCGGGCCCTTCAAGCCGTCCAAGCCGTCGACGGAGACCTCCAGCCCTACGAGACATGGGACCGACAAGTGGAGCGCCTTTTGA
- the LOC123407415 gene encoding epidermal growth factor receptor substrate 15-like 1 isoform X2, which produces MEAAFDAYFRAADLDRDGRISGQEAVAFFKGSGLPQPVLAQIWTYADKNRTGFLGREDFFNSLKLVTVAQSGRQLTPDIVKSALFGPAAAKIPAPRINIPTGAPQTNSVASPQQPTQALGPRQQSPVVNGSQGPPGSSLNPQIPQQGHPVRPPQPPSANTPQVPQPGHPVRPPQPPSANTPQVPQPGHPVRPPQPPNANTPPAQGIAPRPPVGGGLSGLNQAGSTTANLSTDWFSGKKSASPLGVTLQAPVRGASQQVNLGTVGIPTQSSTPAAQTPVITTSVKPIPTDLNILSSQPAVNDSKALVPLGNGSPSNSSFGVDPFSATPRPTQNSSFPHVSNGLPGSTALGQAAGPHHPPKPMQPGPVQGISSLPSHTGQVPPNQPAPKQNQFNSIPSTPGPLSANIPGGQIPTNQKQFQAPWPKITQADVRKYMIVFIKVDRDRDGKITGEEARNLFLSWRLPREILRKVWDLSDQDKDGMLSFKEFCFAVYLMERFREQRPLPDVLPDGIWAEGISLPSTGQFAENPSGPAPHPNAGFASRAMQGPHPGMPPSSVKQQHRRPLHFDDDTTQAEPQKPKVPALEKHLVGQLSKEEQNALEAKFKEASDADKKVQELEKEILDSREKTDYYRTKMQELILYKSRCDNRFNEVSESMSADKREVQSLAAKYDERCKKVGDVASKLSMDEATFREIQAKKLEIYNSIVKLQKGDGDDEKLQERANQIQSELEELVKSLNEQCKRYGLRAKPTTLVELPFGWQPGIQETAAVWDEEWDRFAEDGFSIIKELTVEVEPPAVKESHPTVEDGKVSSNGVSTATSTEKEDSKSDKTAAAEQTVEPEATGSNGKSELAKNPPVSPAKKAKDGHTNEPDKKPLGTNADSPRATDNVSNDGASDSPVRGDKANSRHSWGPSFDHGDDNDSLWNFGDKDGENGDSDLFFGPGGLPPIRTGGSTSASAFGKEQKPMFDSVPGTPMEKSLFDSVPGTPMEKSLFDSVPGTPLQKSVFDYSVPSTPMQNSSFDYSVPSTPMQKSLFDSSVPSTPMQRSLFDSSVPSTPMQKSLFDSSVPSTPMQNSFYDSFPSTPMQGSLFDSGPGRVESPTAGSTYGGGQQKGFFDSSVPSTPMYNSSFSPRYSEAGDDSSFDTFSQMDSFGAKDSSSFGQPRDSFSRFDSFGSSAELGGSNDTFGRFDSFRSNADQGGGSSFMRYDSMSSNADQGGGNNNSFMRYDSMSSNADHDRSNTFARFDSMKSTDSHDRGYSFDDDDPFGTGPFKPSKPSTETSSPTRHGTDKWSAF; this is translated from the exons ATGGAGGCGGCGTTCGACGCCTACTTCCGCGCGGCGGATCTGGACCGCGACGGCCGGATCAGCGGCCAGGAGGCCGTCGCCTTCTTCAAGGGCTCCGGCCTCCCGCAGCCCGTCCTAGCTCAG ATCTGGACATATGCTGATAAAAATCGGACTGGGTTTCTTGGGCGTGAAGATTTTTTCAATTCGCTTAAACTAGTGACAGTCGCACAGAGTGGCCGGCAGCTAACACCGGACATTGTTAAGTCAGCATTGTTTGGTCCTGCTGCTGCAAAAATTCCTGCTCCCCGTATAAATATCCCCACTGGAGCTCCTCAGACGAATAGTGTTGCTAGCCCCCAACAGCCCACTCAGGCATTAGGTCCTCGTCAACAGAGTCCAGTTGTAAATGGATCACAGGGCCCTCCTGGATCATCATTGAACCCACAAATACCCCAACAGGGTCATCCTGTTAGGCCGCCACAACCTCCAAGCGCAAACACCCCACAAGTACCCCAACCGGGTCATCCAGTTAGGCCGCCACAACCTCCAAGTGCAAACACCCCACAAGTACCCCAACCGGGTCATCCTGTTAGGCCGCCACAACCTCCAAATGCAAACACCCCCCCTGCTCAGGGAATTGCGCCAAGGCCACCCGTAGGAGGTGGTCTAAGTGGGCTAAATCAGGCTGGTTCAACGACGGCAAATCTATCCACCGATTGGTTCAGTGGCAAGAAAAGTGCAAGTCCATTGGGCGTAACTTTGCAAGCTCCAGTTAGAGGTGCTTCTCAACAGGTGAACCTTGGCACTGTGGGAATACCAACACAGAGTTCAACTCCTGCAGCTCAGACACCGGTTATTACGACATCTGTAAAGCCAATTCCAACAGATCTAAACATTCTGTCTTCGCAACCAGCTGTTAATGACTCCAAGGCATTGGTCCCCTTAGGAAATGGATCGCCGTCCAACTCAAGTTTTGGGGTTGATCCTTTCTCTGCAACTCCACGACCAACGCAAAATTCATCTTTCCCCCATGTTTCAAATGGCTTGCCCGGTTCTACAGCCCTTGGTCAAGCTGCTGGACCTCATCACCCCCCTAAGCCAATGCAGCCTGGTCCTGTGCAGGGTATATCATCCTTGCCTTCTCATACTGGTCAGGTGCCACCAAACCAGCCAGCTCCTAAGCAAAACCAGTTTAATAGCATACCAAGCACTCCAGGACCGTTGAGTGCTAACATCCCTGGTGGACAAATTCCTACAAATCAAAAACAGTTTCAGGCCCCATGGCCCAAGATCACTCAAGCAGATGTCAGGAAGTACATGATTGTGTTTATTAAGGTAGACAGGGATCGAGATGGGAAGATCACTGGTGAAGAGGCAAGGAATCTGTTTCTAAGTTGGCGGTTGCCAAGAG AGATCTTAAGGAAGGTGTGGGATTTGTCCGACCAGGATAAGGATGGGATGCTGTCCTTCAAGGAATTTTGTTTTGCTGTGTACTTAATGGAGAGGTTCCGAGAGCAGCGACCACTTCCTGATGTATTACCAGATGGTATTTGGGCGGAGGGAATTTCACTACCCTCTACTGGCCAGTTTGCAGAAAACCCTAGTGGCCCGGCTCCCCATCCAAATGCTG GGTTTGCAAGCAGAGCAATGCAAGGACCACATCCTGGAATGCCTCCTTCATCTGTGAAGCAACAACATCGAAGGCCTCTTCATTTTGATGATGATACTACGCAGGCTGAACCACAAAAACCTAAGGTCCCAGCATTGGAGAAACATTTGGTTGGCCAGCTTAGCAAAGAGGAACAAAATGCACTTGAAGCAAAGTTCAAGGAAGCTTCAGATGCCGATAAAAAG GTTCAAGAGTTGGAAAAGGAAATACTGGATTCCAGGGAGAAGACTGATTACTATCGCACCAAGATGCAGGAGCTG ATTCTCTACAAGAGTAGGTGTGATAACAGGTTTAATGAAGTCTCAGAAAGTATGTCTGCTGATAAGCGCGAG GTTCAATCCCTTGCAGCCAAATATGATGAGAGATGCAAGAAGGTTGGAGATGTGGCATCAAAGCTATCAATGGATGAGGCTACTTTCCGTGAGATCCAG GCGAAGAAATTGGAAATTTATAATTCTATAGTTAAGCTGCAGAAAGGGGATGGAGATGACGAGAAGCTCCAG GAGCGGGCTAATCAGATACAATCTGAACTTGAGGAGCTCGTGAAATCTTTAAATGAACAGTGCAAGAGATATGGATTGAGAGCTAAGCCAACTACTTTAGTGGAGCTTCCTTTTG GTTGGCAACCTGGAATACAAGAGACAGCTGCTGTTTGGGATGAAGAATGGGACAGATTTGCAGAAGATG GGTTCTCTATAATCAAGGAACTCACAGTCGAAGTGGAGCCTCCTGCTGTAAAAGAAAGCCATCCTACTGTTGAAGATGGCAAAGTTTCTAGCAACGGGGTATCAACAGCTACATCAACAGAGAAAGAAGACAGCAAGAGTGATAAAACTGCTGCTGCTGAGCAGACTGTAGAACCTGAAGCAACTGGTTCCAACGGCAAATCAGAATTAGCAAAAAATCCTCCAGTTAGTCCTGCAAAGAAGGCAAAGGATGGGCATACTAATGAACCTGATAAAAAGCCATTGGGAACAAATGCTGACTCACCACGTGCTACTGATAATGTCAG CAACGATGGAGCATCTGATTCCCCTGTTCGTGGAGATAAAGCCAATAGCAGACATTCTTGGGGCCCATCTTTTGATCATGGTGATGATAATGACTCCCTATGGAACTTCGGTGATAAG GATGGCGAGAATGGTGATTCAGATCTATTCTTTGGGCCAGGAGGTCTTCCCCCCATAAGGACAGGGGGTTCTACGTCTGCTAGTGCTTTTGGCAAGGAACAGAAACCGATGTTTGATTCTGTCCCAGGCACCCCAATGGAGAAGTCGTTATTTGATTCTGTCCCAGGCACCCCAATGGAGAAGTCGTTATTTGATTCTGTCCCAGGCACTCCACTACAGAAATCAGTCTTCGATTATTCCGTCCCTAGCACACCGATGCAGAATTCATCCTTTGACTACTCTGTTCCGAGCACACCGATGCAGAAGTCACTCTTCGACTCTTCTGTTCCAAGTACACCGATGCAAAGATCACTCTTTGATTCTTCTGTGCCCAGCACGCCGATGCAGAAATCACTGTTTGATTCCTCTGTTCCAAGCACACCAATGCAGAATTCATTCTATGACTCTTTTCCGAGCACGCCAATGCAGGGTTCACTCTTTGATTCTGGTCCAGGCAGAGTGGAATCTCCTACGGCCGGGAGCACCTATGGTGGCGGTCAGCAGAAGGGATTCTTTGACTCTTCCGTTCCAAGCACGCCGATGTATAACTCCAGCTTCTCGCCAAGGTACAGCGAAGCCGGGGACGACAGCTCGTTCGACACTTTCTCCCAGATGGACTCCTTTGGTGCGAAAGACAGCAGTTCGTTCGGGCAGCCGCGTGACAGCTTCTCACGGTTCGATTCCTTCGGGAGCAGCGCCGAGCTCGGTGGCAGCAACGACACATTTGGGAGGTTCGATTCTTTCCGCAGCAACGCAGACCAGGGTGGTGGCAGCAGCTTCATGAGGTACGATTCCATGAGCAGCAACGCCGATCAAGGTGGTGGCAACAACAACAGCTTCATGAG GTATGACTCCATGAGCAGCAACGCCGACCATGACAGAAGCAACACGTTTGCGAGGTTCGACTCGATGAAGAGCACCGACTCCCACGACCGGGGCTACTCCTTCGACGACGACGACCCTTTCGGCACCGGGCCCTTCAAGCCGTCCAAGCCGTCGACGGAGACCTCCAGCCCTACGAGACATGGGACCGACAAGTGGAGCGCCTTTTGA
- the LOC123407416 gene encoding F-box/LRR-repeat/kelch-repeat protein At1g09650-like has protein sequence MPGRRGATLLEDLPEEIIDKILIRLPPKDVGRSRLVSASWRSVTSTPAFMLEHRRRQPSLPTVDGHGRPASLVVVSPETDAQGSHHQQLWPFLPGSEHRSQHCLRGACDGFLIVSRGHQFYICNPVIRTRVLLPQPERQYNTIAGFYCHHSTREYRVLWVSQSLDLSNSSLYIVTVGSSDKPRQVRVSMLTDSSPSEEHKLLNKLRFSSDCSPPVHHRGSLHWRPYSASDLTGGRGDIIVFDTESESFRWMRGPAQPCHCRKLFDMEGTLAFWGGSTPRSTSMDVWVMQDYEAETWAFKYQIDLSTVEVSRKLHSASSKKKPRISSDSTVRLLNDVAVLNNHELLIMFNRKHVLRCDTNGKFLGVVNIGTSQYCMLLTHHRLQESIVPIPGHGMMQGKDEEPPFS, from the coding sequence ATGCCGGGCAGGAGAGGCGCGACCCTGCTCGAGGACCTGCCGGAAGAGATCATCGACAAGATACTCATCAGGTTGCCGCCCAAGGATGTCGGCCGCAGCCGCCTTGTCAGTGCGTCGTGGCGCAGCGTCACATCCACGCCCGCGTTCATGCTCgagcaccgccgccgccagccgtCGCTCCCCACCGTCGACGGCCACGGGCGGCCCGCCAGCCTCGTCGTTGTTTCCCCTGAAACCGATGCTCAAGGCTCTCATCATCAGCAGCTCTGGCCTTTCCTCCCGGGCTCCGAACACCGCTCCCAACATTGCCTCAGAGGCGCGTGTGATGGCTTCCTCATCGTCTCTCGGGGACACCAGTTCTACATCTGCAACCCGGTCATCCGGACGCGCGTTCTCCTTCCGCAGCCTGAGAGGCAATACAACACCATAGCCGGTTTCTACTGCCACCATTCGACCAGAGAATATAGGGTGCTCTGGGTCTCACAGTCACTTGATTTGTCTAATTCCAGCTTATACATTGTCACCGTGGGATCCTCTGACAAGCCGAGGCAAGTGAGAGTCAGCATGCTAACGGACTCATCGCCTTCCGAGGAACACAAGTTACTGAACAAGCTGCGCTTTTCATCTGACTGTTCACCACCAGTCCACCACCGTGGCAGCCTGCACTGGCGTCCTTATAGTGCCAGTGATCTTACGGGAGGCCGCGGAGACATTATTGTGTTCGACACAGAATCAGAGTCATTCCGATGGATGCGCGGCCCTGCTCAGCCGTGCCATTGTAGGAAGTTGTTCGACATGGAGGGGACACTTGCTTTCTGGGGCGGCTCGACTCCCAGGTCCACTTCTATGGATGTCTGGGTGATGCAGGATTATGAAGCTGAAACATGGGCTTTTAAGTACCAGATTGACCTGTCGACGGTGGAGGTGTCAAGAAAGCTTCATTCAGCTTCTTCCAAAAAGAAACCGAGGATATCATCTGATTCCACGGTGCGTTTGTTGAACGATGTGGCCGTGCTAAACAACCATGAGCTGCTGATCATGTTCAACAGAAAACATGTGTTGCGCTGCGATACTAATGGCAAGTTCTTAGGTGTTGTGAACATTGGAACAAGTCAATACTGCATGTTGCTTACTCACCACCGCCTCCAAGAGAGCATTGTTCCTATTCCAGGCCATGgtatgatgcaaggaaaggatgaGGAGCCTCCATTCTCCTGA